The nucleotide sequence AACCTTTTAACTGGCTGTATTTAGATTTTAACACCTTGCAAAACGCCTGTATAGCTCAGAATTTAAAGTGTGAGTTGGTTTTAGAAGGTTCTAATTTTGATTACTTGGCTAGAATTACAAAATAAATTACCTAGATTTTTTTATCACGAATTTCACAGATTCTCACAAATTAAAAAATCCTTTTAATCTTAAAATCTGTGGTTGATAAAATTTTCAAAGACTTGAAGTTTCTGGTCTTAAACCAATAAAAAAGAGAAGCAACCGCTTCTCTTTCTACATCATATATTTCATTATAATTCCTTGAATTTCTGCTTTAAAAGCTTCTGATTTATTGCTTAAAACGGTAGCATAATTTTGTTTTATCATCATAAATTTTTTAGCTAATGGCGATTGATAAAATTCAATTAGATTTTCCACTTCGTTTTGCGACAAATTTTGCGAATAATAAGCAATTAAATTCTTTTTTTGCTTGGCAATTAAAGGTTCCATATCCTTTTTAAAACTTTCGCGGTTGTTCACAGAAAGTTGTTTAGAAATTTCATCGGCAATATTGTAGAACTCTTGCACTTCGCCCGATAATTCAACCAATTTAATTACATCTGTTTTGTTAGCTTGGGCAAAACTGTGCGTTGCTACAAATAGCATCACCAATAACATCATTTTCTTCATAATTTTTTTAAGGTAAAATTAAAATATTTTAAGGAATATCCAAATATTTATGAGTTTGCGTAGAAATTGCCCATTTAGGATTATTTTTTACGTAATCTATAACCAAAGGCAGCATTTCATCTTTTTTACCCCATTCTACCTGTAAATACAATCGGGCATTTTTATTTACACGGGCAGCTTGTTCTTCGGCAAATTTAAAATCGTGATGATTGTAAATGATACATTTTAATTCATTTGCGGCATCGTACACACTTTGTGTAGGCAGTTTCTTTTTCTTTGGCGACAAACAGATCCAGTCCCAGAAACCAGACAATTCATAAGCTCCAGATGTTTCTATATTTGTTTGAATTCCCTTTTCTTTTAATTTTGAGGTAAGATGATCTAAATTCCACATTAACGGTTCTCCGCCTGTAATTACAACCAGTTTACCGTTTTCCGCAGCTTGTGAAACAATATCATTTACTAAAACTTTAGGATGCAGATTTTCGTCCCAGCTTTCTTTCACATCGCACCAATGGCAACCAACATCGCATCCTGCCAAACGTATAAAATATGCCGCGTGACCGGTGTAAAAACCTTCGCCCTGAATGGTGTAAAAAGCTTCCATTAAAGGTAATTTATCAACGATTGTTTCTGTAGTTGTCATTATAATATTTTTTGCAAAGATACGATAGTTATTCTAAAAATTTTTCATAAAAAAAGCAGTTAAAATTACTTTATAATAGCATGTTTAGTATGTACGCTCTAGCTATTATTGACCACACGAAAGGATTCGTGTAATCAATGTTTATTTTGAAACAAATTCAGAAACTATAATTTAAGGAGTTAAAAAAGCTTTTTGTCAAGCATCTTGTTTCCATAAGCCTCCAAGAGAAAATTTGAGCACGACTAAGGATAAATATTGTAGTAGACAAAAAACAAAAATCCCTAAAAATAGGCTGTACCCAAAAGTTTAGACAAATTTATAATTAATTGTTGGTAATAATGAGTCTGATATTTTATTTGGACTCATTTTGTCTAAATGTAATTTAATTCGTTTGTTGTTATAATAGATTCTATATTTTTGTTTTAAGTGCTTTTTTGTTTTCTTTAACTTTTGTAAATCTCAAACCAACATATAATCCCGCATAAAAATTGTATTTTTGTAATTCATTATAAAAACGAAAAACAATTACATGTCAAGTGTTATACGCTTATTGCCCGATCACGTTGCCAACCAAATTGCTGCCGGAGAGGTGGTTCAAAGACCGGCTTCGGTGGTTAAAGAGTTACTCGAAAACGCCGTTGATGCTGGTGCAACTTCTATAAAATTAGTCGTAAAAGGTGCCGGTAAAACACTCATTCAGGTAACCGATAACGGTAAAGGTATGAACGAAATAGATGCGCGTATGTGTTTTGAACGTCATGCTACTTCTAAGATTTCGCTGGCAGAAGATTTGTTTCAGTTGCAAACCAAAGGGTTTCGTGGCGAAGCCTTGGCGTCTATTGCCGCAATTGCCCACGTGGAGTTAAAAACCAAAGAGCACCAAGCCGAATTAGGCACACATGTTATTATTGAAGGCAGTAAAGTGGTTGCACAAGAAGTAGCTGTAGTGCCCAACGGAACATCGTTTTCGGTTAAAAATCTGTTTTTTAATATTCCCGCACGCAGAAATTTCCTGAAATCTGATCAGGTAGAATTGCGTCACGTGATTGATGAGTTCGAGCGTGTGGCATTGGCACATAACGATATTCAGTTTACGTTTATTCACAATGGCACTGAACTTTTTAATTTGCCCACATCAAATATCCGTCAGCGTATCGTGAATGTTTTTGGCGGAAAAACCAATGAAAAGTTAGTCCCCGTACAAGAAACCACCGAAATTGTTGAAATACATGGTTTTGTGGCAAAGCCAGAATTTGCTAAAAAGAGTAGGGGCGAACAGTTTTTCTTTGTGAACGATCGATTTATAAAAAGTGGCTACCTGCATCATGCAGTTACAGCGGCTTTTGAAGGATTGTTAAAAGACGGTACACATCCCAGTTATTTTTTGTATTTAAATTTGCCGCCGAATAGTATCGATATAAATATCCATCCTACAAAAACCGAAATTAAGTTTGATGACGAACAGGCATTGTATGCAATCTTGCGGGCAACAATCAAGCACAGTTTAGGGCAGTTTAATGTTTCGCCTGTTTTAGATTTTCAAAAAGACAGTGATTTAGATGTTCCGTATAGTTATGAAGGAACCAAATCGGTTGAACCAACGGTTGCCGTTGATACTTTTTTTAATCCGTTTGACAGTATGAAATCGGATGGAAATTTAGCTGGTTTATCAAGTTCCAATTCCGGATTTAATCCGTTTGAAAGTATCAAACCAAAAACTTCCGGAAGTTCTTTTCAAAGCAATGCATCGTTTCAAGATCGTAAACATAAATCAGGTGGTTGGGAAACGTTGTACGAAGGTATTTCTGATGCGAAAGAAATTATTTTAACATCGGCAAATCATCAGTTTGAAGAGGATGAGGTTACAGGATCACTTTTTGGCGATGAAATTTCACAATCGACCAATTACCAACAATCGTATCAATTTCAAAAAAAATACATCATTAGTCCCATAAAATCGGGCATGATTATCATTGATCAACGCAGAGCACATCAGCGAATTTTGTACGAACATTATATTAAATCGTTCGCTGTAAAGCAAAATTCAAGTCAGCAATTGTTGTTTCCCTTGTCATTGTATTACACTGTTTATGAGATGGAATTGTTACGCAGTATTGAGCAGCAACTCATTCAAATGGGTTTTTTATTTGATGAAATTTCTAACGAAAAAATTGTAATTTTAGGCATTCCGGTTTCTGTTTCAGAAAGCGAGGTTTCTATTGTTTTAGAAGATCTTTTAAACGATTTACAAGACGATTCGCCGACCGATGTTGATATTTTGCACGATAGAATTGCAAAATCGCTGGCACAGAGTTTGGCGGTAAAAACCGGCACGTATTTAACCGATAAAGAACAAGAAAATATTGTAAACAGTTTGTTTGGATGCGATGATCCGCAAACATCGCCTTTTGGCAAAACTACTTTTATAACGATGAAAGTAGAAGATATTGATAAAAAATTTATGTAAATGAATCAGATTACCCCTGTTGTAAAACAATTATTAATTGTTAATATAATAATATTTTTAGCGGCATACTTTTTTGTGCCAGTATTAAATGTTTATTTTCCGTTGTATTATTTCGAAAATCCCAATTTTAAAATTTGGCAGCCAATAACACATATGTTTATGCACGGCGGTGTGATGCATATATTGTTTAATATGTTTGCGTTGTACTCTTTTGGATCGGTGTTGGAACAAATATGGGGAGGCAAAAAATTTATACTTTTTTATGTATTATGTGGATTAGGTTCTGCGTTTTTATATACGGCAGTAAATTATTGGCAGTTTCATGAAGCTTATAATATATTAATTGAAAAAGGAGTAACTCAATTAGATATTAATAATATATTAGAAAATGGAAGGGGAGTTGTGTACTCTAATGATGTTGTTCAAAATTTATCATCTTCATATAATTCTGTAGCCTTAGGTGCTTCTGGAGCTATTTACGGTTTATTAATTGCATTCGCTTTTATGTTTCCAAATGCCGGCTTGGCATTAATTTTTATTCCAGTTCCCATTAAAGCAAAATATTTTGTTCCTGCAGTACTTCTGTATGATTTATTATCGGGTTTAAATGGAAGTTCGATTTTTGGCTTTGGAGGAGGAGTAGCTCATTTTGCACACATTGGCGGAGCTATTGTAGGCTTTTTGTTAATGTGGATGTGGAAGAAAAAACAATTCGATCAATTCCGTTGGGATAAACGAAATTAGTTAAAAACACGATGAAAAAATTCGATAGTAAAAATATAACTACAGAAATTAAATTAATTGCTGTTATCAGTGCCATTAGTTTATTGGTAATGGTTTTACGTGTTTTTAATGTAGAATGGTATCGAACGTTGTTAGAAGAATTGGCATTATTCAGCGATTTTAAAGTTTTTAATTTCCGTATCTGGCAATTTTTTACTTATAGCTTTTTACACAGTGGCGTGGTGCATTTGCTGCTTAATATGTTTATGTTGTATTTGTTTAGTCAATTGTTTTTTACGTTTTTTAATGAAAAACAGTTTCTTAAAGCTTATTTTTTAGGTGGAATTGCAGCCGGTGTTTTTTATTTTCTGGTTTCTAATTTGGTAGGATTTCAAAGTTTTGTAATAGGAGCATCGGGTGCCGTAATGGCAGTGCTTTTTACTGTGGTGGGATACCGCCCTAATATGCGTGTGCAACTGATAATTTTTGGAAACATTGCAATATATTACGTTGCCCTTGCGTTTTTATGTTTTGATTTGTTGCAGTTATTTTTTGATAATGCAGGCGGACATTTAGCTCATATTGGCGGAAGCATTTTTGGTTTTTGTTACGGAAAATGGTTGGGCGGATTTTCACTAAAAACGGTAAAAAAAGCAAAATCGAAAACCCATTTACGAACGATTCATAAAGTAAATCAAACCAAAAATAAAATTGCCGAAAACGATATACAAAAGAAAATAGACAGTATATTAGATAAAATAAGTAAATCCGGATACAACAGCTTAACCCAAGACGAAAAAGAATTTTTGTTTAAGCAGAAATAGTGTATGAAAAAGCTGAATTGGTTTAATAAAATAGCCTATTTTTTAAATATAGTGTTGGTTATTCTAACACTAATGGGCTATGTATTGCCGTCAATGGCACCCAAGCTTTTTCCCTTTTTATCGGTTTTAACACTTATTTTACCCACACTTTTAATATTTAATTTGGTTTTTGTTGCTTATTGGTCAATTCAGTTTAAAAAACAAGCCTTATTGTCTATCATTGTATTTTTAATTGGATATACTTTTTTTACCAAATTCTATAAGTTCACATCAAAAAAAGAAGAGCTTATTGAAACAGATTTTACGGTTTTAAGTTACAATGTGCGGTTGTTTAATTTATTTGATTGGATGCCTAACGCGAATGTTGCCGAAAACATTAAGCTGTTTATAGAAAAGCAAAATCCGGATATTATTTGTTTTCAGGAATTTTCAAAATCGGCCGATTACAAGCTCGATGATTACAAATTCAGACACATCATTATGCACGGAAACAAGATAAAAACCGGACAGGCAATTTATTCAAAATTCCGAATCATTGATCAGGGTGAAATTGCTTTACCAAGTTCCGATAACAATGTGGTTTATGCCGATATTGTAAAAAATAAGGATACCATTCGTGTGTACAGCATTCATTTACAATCGGTAAATATCAGCCCTGATATTAATGAAATAAACGAAAGTAAATCAAAACGTATTTTTAACCGTTTAAGCAAAGCTTTTAAAGTGCAGCAGTTACAATCTGAATTAATTCAGGAACACATGAAAGATTTTAAAGGACACAAAATTATTTGTGGAGATATGAATAATACGGCTTTTTCTTACGTTTATAAAAATATCGTGGGCGATATGAACGATGCTTTTGTTGAAGCCGGTAAAGG is from Flavobacterium dauae and encodes:
- a CDS encoding DUF2059 domain-containing protein; the protein is MKKMMLLVMLFVATHSFAQANKTDVIKLVELSGEVQEFYNIADEISKQLSVNNRESFKKDMEPLIAKQKKNLIAYYSQNLSQNEVENLIEFYQSPLAKKFMMIKQNYATVLSNKSEAFKAEIQGIIMKYMM
- a CDS encoding 7-carboxy-7-deazaguanine synthase QueE — encoded protein: MTTTETIVDKLPLMEAFYTIQGEGFYTGHAAYFIRLAGCDVGCHWCDVKESWDENLHPKVLVNDIVSQAAENGKLVVITGGEPLMWNLDHLTSKLKEKGIQTNIETSGAYELSGFWDWICLSPKKKKLPTQSVYDAANELKCIIYNHHDFKFAEEQAARVNKNARLYLQVEWGKKDEMLPLVIDYVKNNPKWAISTQTHKYLDIP
- the mutL gene encoding DNA mismatch repair endonuclease MutL; translation: MSSVIRLLPDHVANQIAAGEVVQRPASVVKELLENAVDAGATSIKLVVKGAGKTLIQVTDNGKGMNEIDARMCFERHATSKISLAEDLFQLQTKGFRGEALASIAAIAHVELKTKEHQAELGTHVIIEGSKVVAQEVAVVPNGTSFSVKNLFFNIPARRNFLKSDQVELRHVIDEFERVALAHNDIQFTFIHNGTELFNLPTSNIRQRIVNVFGGKTNEKLVPVQETTEIVEIHGFVAKPEFAKKSRGEQFFFVNDRFIKSGYLHHAVTAAFEGLLKDGTHPSYFLYLNLPPNSIDINIHPTKTEIKFDDEQALYAILRATIKHSLGQFNVSPVLDFQKDSDLDVPYSYEGTKSVEPTVAVDTFFNPFDSMKSDGNLAGLSSSNSGFNPFESIKPKTSGSSFQSNASFQDRKHKSGGWETLYEGISDAKEIILTSANHQFEEDEVTGSLFGDEISQSTNYQQSYQFQKKYIISPIKSGMIIIDQRRAHQRILYEHYIKSFAVKQNSSQQLLFPLSLYYTVYEMELLRSIEQQLIQMGFLFDEISNEKIVILGIPVSVSESEVSIVLEDLLNDLQDDSPTDVDILHDRIAKSLAQSLAVKTGTYLTDKEQENIVNSLFGCDDPQTSPFGKTTFITMKVEDIDKKFM
- a CDS encoding rhomboid family intramembrane serine protease, with the protein product MNQITPVVKQLLIVNIIIFLAAYFFVPVLNVYFPLYYFENPNFKIWQPITHMFMHGGVMHILFNMFALYSFGSVLEQIWGGKKFILFYVLCGLGSAFLYTAVNYWQFHEAYNILIEKGVTQLDINNILENGRGVVYSNDVVQNLSSSYNSVALGASGAIYGLLIAFAFMFPNAGLALIFIPVPIKAKYFVPAVLLYDLLSGLNGSSIFGFGGGVAHFAHIGGAIVGFLLMWMWKKKQFDQFRWDKRN
- a CDS encoding rhomboid family protein is translated as MKKFDSKNITTEIKLIAVISAISLLVMVLRVFNVEWYRTLLEELALFSDFKVFNFRIWQFFTYSFLHSGVVHLLLNMFMLYLFSQLFFTFFNEKQFLKAYFLGGIAAGVFYFLVSNLVGFQSFVIGASGAVMAVLFTVVGYRPNMRVQLIIFGNIAIYYVALAFLCFDLLQLFFDNAGGHLAHIGGSIFGFCYGKWLGGFSLKTVKKAKSKTHLRTIHKVNQTKNKIAENDIQKKIDSILDKISKSGYNSLTQDEKEFLFKQK
- a CDS encoding endonuclease/exonuclease/phosphatase family protein, encoding MKKLNWFNKIAYFLNIVLVILTLMGYVLPSMAPKLFPFLSVLTLILPTLLIFNLVFVAYWSIQFKKQALLSIIVFLIGYTFFTKFYKFTSKKEELIETDFTVLSYNVRLFNLFDWMPNANVAENIKLFIEKQNPDIICFQEFSKSADYKLDDYKFRHIIMHGNKIKTGQAIYSKFRIIDQGEIALPSSDNNVVYADIVKNKDTIRVYSIHLQSVNISPDINEINESKSKRIFNRLSKAFKVQQLQSELIQEHMKDFKGHKIICGDMNNTAFSYVYKNIVGDMNDAFVEAGKGFGQTYNYKYYPARIDYILVDNVFEVKEFKTFKEFKNSDHFPIMARLNFNSEYKK